The sequence GcctcgggcctcgagtttgacacccgtgccaAATGCAGTTTGACGGCTCATTTTCggtcaattgaagactaaattgcccgtaggtgtagagtgtttatatgtgccctgcgattggctggcaatctcatgatttgccttcgcgggccgcaaTCTGGGcctcgggcctcgagtttgacacccgtgccaAATGCAGTTTGACGGCTCATTTCCggtcaattgaagactaaattgcccgtaggtgtaaagTGCTtaggtgtgccctgcgattggccgcaTAAAATCAGGTGGCGGGCCTCGATCCGGCCCTCGGCCCGGCCCTCgggcctcgactttgacacCATCGCTCATTTCAGGCCAATTTCAGACTAAATTGGCAAAATACTAAATGAAATCAAACAACTAAAATGACAGAAGCAACATTTcccgcccatttttttttttttaatcacttctATTTCCTACAAAGGCATCAGGAGAGCACCGGTAAGAGCAAAGCAGAAAAGTTGCCGAAATGTCCCACGATATTCAGTCGATAATGTAACAATAACCCctccccgcccaaaaaaaaaatttcggggaaaaaaattgtcaacaaaTCTGCGTTGCTAAATTtgatcatggaaaaaaaatggatgatacAAAGGTCGGGGGACGAGGGGGGGTGTAACGGAAATTCCGAAGCGTTTCTTTTGCTGATGAGTTTACATTCAAGTGCGAGAAGAAAAGAATCGCCGGCGTGCGATTGGTCAGTCGGGTCACACGTGACTCTCGTAAAAAACCTGGCAAGGGGGGAGGCTGTCGGCTGCGGGCTCTTTGCCGCGATTCCCTTCCGCGTCGCCGTCGTGCGGCGGGACGGCATCCGGTTCCAGCTGCAGGTGAACCGACACCTGGATGGCGATGTGCTGCGGCTGCTCCTGGACCGACGAGTTGTCGGAGTCCGCGGCGGGTGACTCGCTGCGCTCCAGCTGCCGCCCTCGCTCCCGCAGGAGGGTAAACACGTCCCTCGGGCCGGCGTCGCCGCCTCCGCCGCGCTCCCTCCCCTCGGGCGCCTGCCGGAGGAAGGTGTGCCTCATCTCCTCCGCGCCCACCACCTCCAGGATCTCCTCCACGAAGGTGCGGCAGTTCATGATGAGCGGCGGCAGCGGGATGCTGCGCGCCAGCTCCTCGATGTAGCGCGCCAGCTCCATGGTCTTGAACTGCGTCACCTTGGCCAGCTCCAGCGTCTTGGTGGAGGTGATGATGGGGATGCGCTTGGCGATCTCAAAGGCCTTCTGCAGTTTCTCGGCGCCCTCCGTGCGGAAGAACTCGTTGATGGCTTTCTCCGTCTTCTTCAGGTGGCTGCTCATCATGCACAGCCGCGTCACGTTGAGCGCCATGATGATGCTGAAGGTCACCAGGCACACCACCATGTAGTAGACGCCCATGTCGCCCTTGGTGAAAACCACGCGCAGCGTCACGGTGCAGTTGGAGGCGCCGTGCGGGTTGGACGCCACGCAGGTGTACTTGCCGCGGTCGCTGAATTCGATGCCGGTGATGTTGAGGATGCCGTTTTCCAGCAGCCCCCACTTCCCGCCTGCGGAGAGACACGAAGGGAGAAGGGGCGTCAGGTTTTGCCAAACCCCACGTGGATCCAGAATGAGTCGGCGAGCACCGCGAAGGATGAGCtgcagaggccgttagccgagctcgGCTCGCTCGTCGGGACTCCGCGTCGTTCCCGTCCGAATAATCAACATTATTCGCAGCCACGGGTTCGAATCCGTAcggaaatattcctccgtcttcccgattatCGATACTGCTGTTTACCTTCGGCAACCGGGGAGGCCGCTAGCCGAGCTCGGCTCGCTCGTCGGGACTCCGCGTcgttcccgtccgaagaaccatccggataCTCAACATTATTCGCAGCCACGGGTTCGAATCCGTacagaagtattcctccgtcttcccgattacCCATACTGCTGTATACCTTCGGAAACCGGGGAGGCCGCTAGccggggctaatggcctccgcaGCGCGCCCAACCTCAGCTTAACCTATTGGATGCACGGTTCAtgccaagcactggatttcccctttaatgagtTCTACAGTTctttaaagtccacctccagaATGGCTTCTTGTTTGCGTGTTCAAACTTGGGTGACTCTCTGCCATGACGCGGTTCCGGCCAAACCAACGTGACAAGCGTCCCGTGTATCACCCAATCACTTATTTGAGTGTTTTGCCGtgacaatgtgaaattttggtccagattttcatAAGACTCAAGGACGTTGATACATGATTTGACTTCACAGGCCGCAttaaatcacgtggcgggcctcGAGCTGGCCCTCGGGCCTCGACTTTGTCACCTGTGCCATATCCAATTTGATGGTATATTTAagtcaattgaagactaaattgcccgtaggtgtaaatTGGACTGCGaattgtttatatgtgacctgtgattggctggcgacttgTGATTTGCCATCGCAGGCCGCAataaatcacgtggcgggccgcgatctggcccctggacctctactttgacacctgtgccatatGCAGTTTGATGGCTCATTTTAGGTcaattgaaaactaaattgcccgtaggtgtaaatTAGAGTGCAAATTgtttagatgtgccctgcgattggctggtgacttaCCTTTGCGGGTCACATTAAAACACGTGGCGGGCCtcgatctggcccccgggcctcgactttgacacctgtgccatatGCAATTTGATGGCTCATTTgaggtcaattgaagactaaattgcccgtaggtgtaaattgaagtgaaaattgtttatatgtgcactgcgattggctggtgatttacctttgcgggccacattaaaTCACGTAGCAGGCCACGATccagcccccgggcctcgactttgacacctgtgccatatGCAATTTGATGGCGCATTTgaggtcaattgaagactaaattgcccgtgggagtaaattgaagtgaaa comes from Syngnathoides biaculeatus isolate LvHL_M chromosome 21, ASM1980259v1, whole genome shotgun sequence and encodes:
- the mfap3l gene encoding microfibrillar-associated protein 3-like, whose protein sequence is MLRSAGLGLVLLASLVAWHAAAAASSSGDGSGTDGVGSVPAVLATASQLIAREGSCVLINCNVTGDPFPSIKWFNSHGHLVDTDGSGGGKWGLLENGILNITGIEFSDRGKYTCVASNPHGASNCTVTLRVVFTKGDMGVYYMVVCLVTFSIIMALNVTRLCMMSSHLKKTEKAINEFFRTEGAEKLQKAFEIAKRIPIITSTKTLELAKVTQFKTMELARYIEELARSIPLPPLIMNCRTFVEEILEVVGAEEMRHTFLRQAPEGRERGGGGDAGPRDVFTLLRERGRQLERSESPAADSDNSSVQEQPQHIAIQVSVHLQLEPDAVPPHDGDAEGNRGKEPAADSLPPCQVFYESHV